The genomic region GGTCGCCGATCTCCGACGCGCCGGCCGAGGCGCGCTCCGACAGGGCCCGGATCTCCGCGGCCACGACCGCGAAGCCCTTTCCCTCCTCGCCGGACTGCGCGGCGAGGATCGCCGCGTTCAAGGCGAGGAGATGCGTCTCGCCGGCGACTTCCTCGATCATTCGGACGATCTTGCCGACCTCGCGGGATCGCTCGCCGAGGGAGGACGTGCGCGCGGAGTCGCCGCGCACCGCGTCGCGCACCGCCGACATCGCGGAGACGGTCCGGAGCACCGCCTCCTGGCCTCCTTCCGCGTCCTGCGCCGCGCCCTCGGAGAGCAGCGCGCTCTTGCGCGCGCTCTCGCGCACCTGCCGGATCGAAGCGTCGATCTGGGTCATGGAGGCGGCGGTCTCCCCGGCGAACGCGCTCACGCTCTCGATCGACTGGTCGATCGATGCGATCGACTGGGCCATCTCGACGGCCGCGGTCGACATCTCTTCGATCGAGGCGTGGAGCGCGTCCATGTGCTGGGAAACCTCCTCGAGAGAGGCGGCCATCTCGAGGATCGAGGAGCCGGTCTCCTCGGCCGACGCGGAGAGGTCTTCCATGCGCTCGCCGATGACGCGGGTGTCCGCGTCGGACGTCTCGATCGACGCGGAGGCCTGGTCGACGATCTCGTTCTGCGCCTCCGCCCGGATCGCGACCGCCTGGGAGTGGCGCTGGATTCCCTCGGCGACCTCCCGCACGCGCCGCTGCCCGCTCAGGATCTTGCGGGCGATCCCGGCGAGCCCCTCGGCCATGGCGTTGAAGGACGCGGCGAGCACGCCGATCTCGTTGCGGTGCGGCGTCACGATGCGGCGCGTGAGATCGCCGGAAGCGAGGTGCTCGGCCGAGCGGGCGATCGAGGTGAGCGGCCGGATCATGATGCGCGTCGCGACGAGGATCCCCGCGACGCCGACGCCGAGCACGACGAGGGTGAGGAGGACCCCTCCTCCCCAGAGCGTCCGCTTGACGGCCTCCCAGTCGCGAGAGCTCAGGACGACCCGCAGCGTGCCGACGATCGCGGTGCGCCGGAAGTTCTCCGCTTCGGCG from Thermoanaerobaculia bacterium harbors:
- a CDS encoding methyl-accepting chemotaxis protein gives rise to the protein MDPFARHGRRASLTTELIAGVSALLFFSAIAYLIFFNLIARRAFLERLRREGASLVKTAAAGSGYYVDFRLEANLRDIAQSLLLNRSVDYAEFLDADGKLLGQSDPARRPAALSRPGRLPEGEFLFSAPVADTPTSARVLDRVGATSRAELARVSDAALVAAGVDRAEAENFRRTAIVGTLRVVLSSRDWEAVKRTLWGGGVLLTLVVLGVGVAGILVATRIMIRPLTSIARSAEHLASGDLTRRIVTPHRNEIGVLAASFNAMAEGLAGIARKILSGQRRVREVAEGIQRHSQAVAIRAEAQNEIVDQASASIETSDADTRVIGERMEDLSASAEETGSSILEMAASLEEVSQHMDALHASIEEMSTAAVEMAQSIASIDQSIESVSAFAGETAASMTQIDASIRQVRESARKSALLSEGAAQDAEGGQEAVLRTVSAMSAVRDAVRGDSARTSSLGERSREVGKIVRMIEEVAGETHLLALNAAILAAQSGEEGKGFAVVAAEIRALSERASAGASEIGD